In the Brassica napus cultivar Da-Ae chromosome A7, Da-Ae, whole genome shotgun sequence genome, one interval contains:
- the LOC106424025 gene encoding cyclin-A1-2-like: protein MSSSSSSRNQPKENPLSRPSVAKTRPPLGDVVNRRNPLGDITNQKTGSRISAPSSTLVHCSNKIAKSKKAPKPPKAIAKSNLLVPYEDIELNQGSDLGNDDDDEVDDIDSNLVDPQLCGVFACDIYEHLRSSEVKKRPAFDYMERVQSNISASMRTILIDWLVEVAEEYRLLPETLYLAVNCLDRYLSGNVITKQNLQLLGVSCMMIAAKYEEVCVPQVESFCYITDNTYSRNELLEMESSVLNYLKFELTTPTAKCFLRRFVRAAQGKKEVSSLLFESIASYFSELSLLDYAMLRYAPSLVAASAVFLAQCILHPSRKPWSSTLEHYTSYRAKHLEACVKNLLQLCHESPSADVVAVRKKYSQDKYKYAAKKFCPTSLPQELFL from the exons ATGTCTTCCTCGTCTTCATCGAGGAATCAACCCAAGGAGAATCCACTTTCTCGTCCGAGCGTAGCCAAGACTCGACCTCCACTCGGCGACGTCGTGAACCGCCGTAATCCACTCGGAGACATCACGAATCAGAAGACCGGATCTAGAATCTCCGCTCCGTCGTCTACTCTC GTGCATTGTTCAAATAAGATCGCGAAATCAAAGAAGGCACCAAAACCTCCCAAGGCAATCGCGAAATCAAACCTACTCGTTCCTTACGAAGACATCGAATTGAATCAAGGATCAGATTTgggaaatgatgatgatgatgaggttGATGATATTGATAGTAACCTCGTGGATCCACAGCTTTGTGGTGTCTTTGCTTGCGATATCTACGAGCATTTGCGTTCATCCGAG GTGAAGAAAAGGCCTGCTTTTGATTACATGGAGAGAGTTCAGTCTAACATCAGTGCTAGCATGCGTACTATACTTATTGACTGGCTCGTGGAA GTTGCTGAAGAGTATAGGCTTTTGCCAGAGACGTTGTATCTGGCGGTGAACTGTTTAGACCGGTATCTTTCAGGGAATGTGATTACCAAGCAAAACTTGCAGTTGCTTGGTGTTTCGTGCATGATGATTGCAGC aaaatatgAAGAAGTGTGTGTGCCTCAAGTGGAGAGTTTCTGTTACATTACTGATAACACATACTCAAGAAACGAG CTTCTGGAGATGGAGTCGTCTGTTCTGAATTACCTGAAGTTCGAATTAACAACACCAACAGCAAAATGTTTCTTGAG GCGCTTTGTTCGTGCTGCTCAAGGCAAAAAGGAG GTCTCATCACTGCTGTTTGAGTCAATAGCGAGCTATTTCAGCGAATTATCTCTCTTGGATTACGCTATGCTTCGCTACGCCCCATCACTTGTCGCAGCCTCTGCCGTTTTCTTGGCACAATGCATATTACACCCTTCAAGAAAACCATGG AGCTCTACGTTAGAGCATTACACATCGTACAGGGCTAAACATTTGGAAGCATGCGTTAAGAATCTTCTTCAGCTATGTCATGAGAGTCCCTCAGCCGATGTAGTTGCAGTCAGAAAGAAGTACAGTCAAGACAAA taCAAGTATGCAGCAAAGAAGTTTTGCCCCACCTCACTGCCACAAGAGCTCTTCCTCTGA